A genomic window from Aethina tumida isolate Nest 87 chromosome 4, icAetTumi1.1, whole genome shotgun sequence includes:
- the LOC109604404 gene encoding tensin-1 isoform X7, whose translation MPWIKSCLCHQEKKKSPTISPPIHLLLKGENNAPQGPSHAFRCKTFKKPRPCHLCHQPILNEGSCCRVCKYVCHKVCESKHSHDEGTLRHGHLNKMITSNSYNGFGEALTTQPRLSKNNTNSSGGMDLSYVTERIISLWFSPSTTTRGYKQGQQHVSQMLRNKHGDNYKIFNLSEPKRALRNAHKHVKEVGWALNLAPPLERLCSVCKDIENWLNEDEHRIAVLHARGSKEKLGVIVAAYMHYSSICGSQEQALDRFSMRRFLDDNVGPLVLPSNKRYVEYFAGLLSHHIKINSAPLYLTHVTVVGTPAFQQGGCRAFLKLYEGHTPVYTSGIYMVSNNVSQFTVNVAGERRGGLQLRGDILIKCYHRTDRGRETIFACQFHTCAISDHTLSFTRQELDTACNDPRFPVDGAVELHFSGPEGRQTLPAPTPAVPFTISDDHITRADSPLLIEECEDEDSDSDDVNHTFGPLDGSIYATIAKKPELSPGAVSSPLTVSMDSGISSAGHQQNANTTASASPPPTAQPSPLSPEEQHRELDELLSDMMLTVQSIPDLKPHQDQSNGGPASDNNFGLDNVQYIDEEEDKNIPYHARQDSRPFSYGVNSNMINESKGLSSPSLVRKASINKSSGDTLRKVQTQVYPDFNAKPVPDFSASNQYSPSNYSTLSSKYSSYTPVHGTLRKKDPIDDIFTSSALSAQPIKREFREEYYKDETRRYDPLKRSLTDSTLRRSPEKITYKSSNSAVTSPYSDSESLSPPGAFRNSTKSPEFHESFTTNGNLTWLQKQQQKLKERREVKLREERQPHETQLMRELRNVQTRHMRPSASHRADGYTSDTTAFADDDDDYTVPLHINTMQKNGGSSNYSTLKSTYSSTVKERPFMKIKREHEHYAQSTESPRTILAQNPMGQIVRAPSRGADTVDSGLLSLVEQEQYSKQSSPRYTPGLYREESIQSWRSQSVNDETSPSHSSSPRPQTPAFPVHARTPYLNASTPTVQFDLPSERLPPKSPTTQRRLSCPTPNKLTKKWSLSPERKDRPTSPSDLTNGSASEYTHTATHRSVSSSGFSDGSYQQSPKTPNYNGSASPTIYYGNSRRNSVGSNNEAPHEVAAAHVEFVRDTSKFWYKASISREEAINMLRNQAPGTFVVRDSNSFPGAFGLALRVAQVPSNVQNKSYSSDELIRHFLIEPTSRGVRLKGCPNEPVFSSLSALVYQHSITQMALPCRLVLPESDLKYTKNVNNPNQVLFTQGAACNVLYLFSMDMESLTGPEAIKKSVLTLLQKAPLPETATVHFKVNGQGITLTDNKRKLFFRKHYPMNTVSYCGLDPEDHKWTVALDDNPIKSSNRIFGFVARKPNVSNSDNQCHLFAELEPEQPATAIVNFVNKILTSSGYKPNMV comes from the exons caCTCCCATGATGAAGGAACTCTCAGACATGGACACTTGAATAAG ATGATAACATCGAATTCCTACAATGGTTTCGGCGAGGCGTTGACCACCCAACCCAGACTGTCCAAGAACAACACAAACTCATCAGGAGGCATGGACTTGAGCTATGTCACCGAAAGAATCATATCGTTGTGGTTCTCCCCGTCGACCACGACGCGTGGCTACAAACAGGGCCAGCAACACGTCTCGCAAATGCTCAGAAACAAACACGGAGACAATTACAAG ATATTCAATTTGTCTGAGCCGAAACGCGCCTTGAGGAATGCCCATAAACACGTGAAGGAGGTCGGATGGGCCCTCAACCTGGCTCCGCCTTTGGAAAGACTTTGTAGCGTGTGTAAGGACATCGAGAACTGGCTGAACGAAGACGAACATCGGATTGCCGTCCTGCATGCGAG aGGCAGCAAAGAAAAGTTGGGAGTCATAGTGGCTGCATACATGCATTATTCAAGTATATGCGGAAGCCAGGAGCAGGCGCTCGATAGGTTCTCCATGCGACGGTTCCTGGACGATAACGTCGGGCCTCTGGTCCTGCCGTCGAACAAAAG ATACGTCGAATACTTCGCCGGGTTGTTGTCCCATCACATAAAAATCAACTCCGCACCTCTGTATCTGACTCATGTGACTGTGGTGGGCACTCCGGCCTTCCAACAAGGTGGCTGCAGAGCGTTCCTGAAACTCTACGAGGGACACACGCCCGTCTACACTTCAG GAATTTACATGGTTTCGAATAACGTGAGCCAGTTCACGGTGAACGTGGCCGGCGAAAGGCGAGGCGGGCTGCAACTAAGAGGAGACATCCTGATCAAGTGCTACCATCGAACGGACAGGGGCAGGGAGACGATTTTCGCCTGCCAATTTCACACGTGCGCCATTTCCGATCACACGCTCAGCTTCACCCGCCAAGAGCTCGACACCGCCTGCAACG ATCCACGTTTCCCCGTCGACGGTGCAGTGGAATTGCACTTCTCCGGCCCGGAAGGACGGCAAACACTCCCGGCCCCGACGCCGGCGGTACCGTTCACGATATCCGATGATCACATTACCAGAGCCGACAGTCCACTCCTGATCGAGGAGTGCGAAGATGAGGACTCGGATTCCG ACGACGTGAACCATACGTTTGGACCACTGGACGGTAGCATATACGCCACCATAGCGAAGAAACCGGAGCTGTCTCCCGGTGCCGTCTCTAGTCCCTTGACTGTGTCCATGGACTCTGGCATTTCATCAGCAG GACACCAGCAGAACGCCAACACCACCGCCTCCGCGAGTCCCCCGCCAACCGCCCAGCCGTCCCCCCTCAGTCCGGAGGAACAGCACCGCGAGCTCGACGAACTCCTATCCGACATGATGCTAACGGTCCAGAGCATTCCCGACCTGAAACCCCACCAGGACCAGTCCAACGGCGGCCCGGCGTCCGACAACAACTTCGGCCTGGACAATGTCCAGTACATAGACGAGGAGGAGGACAAGAACATACCGTACCACGCGCGACAGGACAGCAGACCCTTCAGTTACGGCGTCAACTCCAACATGATCAACGAGTCGAAGGGCCTGAGCAGCCCCAGCCTGGTGCGCAAGGCCAGCATCAACAAATCCTCCGGCGACACGCTGAGGAAGGTGCAGACGCAAGTCTATCCGGACTTCAACGCCAAACCGGTGCCGGACTTCTCCGCCTCGAACCAGTACTCGCCGTCCAATTACAGCACCCTGTCGTCGAAGTACTCCAGCTACACGCCGGTGCACGGCACCCTGAGGAAGAAGGACCCGATCGACGACATATTCACGTCGAGTGCTTTAAGTGCGCAGCCGATTAAACGCGAGTTCCGTGAGGAGTACTACAAGGACGAGACCAGGAGGTACGATCCTTTGAAGAGGAGCCTGACCGACAGCACGCTGAGGAGGAGCCCGGAGAAGATCACCTACAAGAGCTCCAACTCGGCGGTCACCAGTCCGTATTCGGATTCGGAGAGCCTGTCGCCGCCCGGAGCTTTCCGGAACAGCACCAAGTCACCGGAGTTCCACGAATC ATTCACGACCAACGGCAACCTGACATGGCTCCAGAAGCAGCAGCAAAAACTGAAGGAGCGCCGCGAGGTGAAGCTGCGCGAGGAACGTCAGCCGCACGAGACGCAGCTGATGAGGGAGCTGCGCAACGTCCAGACCCGGCACATGCGCCCGTCGGCGTCGCACCGCGCAGACGGCTACACCAGCGACACCACGGCCTTCGCCGACGATGACGACGACTACACCGTGCCGCTGCACATCAACACGATGCAGAAGAACGGCGGAAGCTCCAACTACAGCACTTTGAAGTCCACGTATTCGTCGACAGTTAAAGAACGGCCCTTCATGAAGATCAAGAGGGAACACGAGCACTATGCGCAG AGCACAGAATCCCCTCGCACGATCTTAGCTCAGAATCCTATGGGACAGATCGTGAGGGCGCCTTCAAGGGGCGCCGACACAGTGGACAGCGGTCTGCTGTCGCTGGTGGAACAGGAACAGTACAGCAAACAGAGTAGCCCCCGTTACACGCCGGGCCTG TACCGAGAAGAGTCGATCCAATCATGGAGGTCGCAATCCGTAAACGACGAAACGAGCCCATCTCACAGCTCGTCGCCAAGACCGCAGACACCAGCTTTTCCAGTACACGCCCGGACCCCGTACTTGAACGCATCCACGCCAACAGTCCAATTCGATCTACCATCCGAACGACTGCCACCTAAAAGTCCTACAACCCAGCG CCGACTCAGTTGTCCAACTCCTAATAAACTTACTAAGAAGTGGTCACTCTCACCGGAGAG aaaGGACCGTCCTACGTCACCCAGCGATCTAACGAACGGGTCCGCGTCAGAATACACCCACACTGCGACCCATCGCAGTGTCTCGTCATCGGGTTTCTCTGATGGCAGCTACCAACAGAGCCCCAAGACCCCGAACTACAACGGATCGGCGTCTCCGACCATCTATTACGGCAACTCGAGACGGAACTCGGTTGGCTCGAACAACGAGGCACCGCACGAAGTGGCTGCGGCGCACGTTGAATTCGTCAGAGACACCTCTAAATTTTGGTATAAGGCTTCCATATCTAGGGAAGAAG CAATCAACATGTTAAGAAACCAAGCGCCAGGCACCTTCGTCGTAAGAGATTCAAACTCTTTTCCGGGCGCATTCGGGCTGGCCCTAAGGGTGGCCCAAGTGCCCTCGAATGTGCAAAATAAGTCGTACTCCAGCGACGAGCTGATCAGACACTTCCTGATCGAGCCCACATCCAGGGGAGTGCGTCTGAAAGGTTGTCCCAACGAGCCGGTCTTCAGCTCATTGTCCGCATTGGTTTACCAACATTCGATAACACAAATGGCACTGCCGTGCCGCCTCGTCCTTCCGGAGAGTGATCTGAAATACACGAAAAATGTGAACAATCCTAACCAGGTGTTGTTCACGCAGGGGGCAGCTTGTAACGTCTTATATTTGTTCTCGATGGATATGGAATCGTTGACGGGTCCGGAGGCGATTAAGAAGTCGGTTTTGACGCTGTTGCAGAAGGCGCCGCTTCCGGAAACGGCTACCGTGCATTTTAAGGTAAACGGTCAAGGTATTACGTTGACCGACAACAAGAGGAAGTTGTTCTTCAGGAAGCACTATCCTATGAATACCGTTTCTTATTGTGGGCTCGATCCTGAAGATCACAAGTGGACTGTTGCGCTTGATGATAACCCGATTAAGAGTTCGAA tCGTATATTTGGATTCGTGGCAAGAAAACCGAACGTGAGTAACTCCGACAATCAGTGCCATCTTTTCGCAGAACTGGAGCCGGAACAACCGGCGACGGCAATTGTCAACTTCGTCAACAAAATTTTGACGTCCAGTGGCTACAAACCGAATATGGTGTAA
- the LOC109604404 gene encoding tensin-1 isoform X5 — translation MSATKFVKARYVFPNRSKVEAAQRYTDTSWQIFHTGQRKTPSPSVKDNQIQTDDSGIYSQIEPANGAPRGPVPSPRPSKQQADNRHIVHVEKVEVTYEPTVNNNKVEVVLHSHDEGTLRHGHLNKMITSNSYNGFGEALTTQPRLSKNNTNSSGGMDLSYVTERIISLWFSPSTTTRGYKQGQQHVSQMLRNKHGDNYKIFNLSEPKRALRNAHKHVKEVGWALNLAPPLERLCSVCKDIENWLNEDEHRIAVLHARGSKEKLGVIVAAYMHYSSICGSQEQALDRFSMRRFLDDNVGPLVLPSNKRYVEYFAGLLSHHIKINSAPLYLTHVTVVGTPAFQQGGCRAFLKLYEGHTPVYTSGIYMVSNNVSQFTVNVAGERRGGLQLRGDILIKCYHRTDRGRETIFACQFHTCAISDHTLSFTRQELDTACNDPRFPVDGAVELHFSGPEGRQTLPAPTPAVPFTISDDHITRADSPLLIEECEDEDSDSDDVNHTFGPLDGSIYATIAKKPELSPGAVSSPLTVSMDSGISSAGHQQNANTTASASPPPTAQPSPLSPEEQHRELDELLSDMMLTVQSIPDLKPHQDQSNGGPASDNNFGLDNVQYIDEEEDKNIPYHARQDSRPFSYGVNSNMINESKGLSSPSLVRKASINKSSGDTLRKVQTQVYPDFNAKPVPDFSASNQYSPSNYSTLSSKYSSYTPVHGTLRKKDPIDDIFTSSALSAQPIKREFREEYYKDETRRYDPLKRSLTDSTLRRSPEKITYKSSNSAVTSPYSDSESLSPPGAFRNSTKSPEFHESFTTNGNLTWLQKQQQKLKERREVKLREERQPHETQLMRELRNVQTRHMRPSASHRADGYTSDTTAFADDDDDYTVPLHINTMQKNGGSSNYSTLKSTYSSTVKERPFMKIKREHEHYAQSTESPRTILAQNPMGQIVRAPSRGADTVDSGLLSLVEQEQYSKQSSPRYTPGLYREESIQSWRSQSVNDETSPSHSSSPRPQTPAFPVHARTPYLNASTPTVQFDLPSERLPPKSPTTQRRLSCPTPNKLTKKWSLSPERKDRPTSPSDLTNGSASEYTHTATHRSVSSSGFSDGSYQQSPKTPNYNGSASPTIYYGNSRRNSVGSNNEAPHEVAAAHVEFVRDTSKFWYKASISREEAINMLRNQAPGTFVVRDSNSFPGAFGLALRVAQVPSNVQNKSYSSDELIRHFLIEPTSRGVRLKGCPNEPVFSSLSALVYQHSITQMALPCRLVLPESDLKYTKNVNNPNQVLFTQGAACNVLYLFSMDMESLTGPEAIKKSVLTLLQKAPLPETATVHFKVNGQGITLTDNKRKLFFRKHYPMNTVSYCGLDPEDHKWTVALDDNPIKSSNRIFGFVARKPNVSNSDNQCHLFAELEPEQPATAIVNFVNKILTSSGYKPNMV, via the exons caCTCCCATGATGAAGGAACTCTCAGACATGGACACTTGAATAAG ATGATAACATCGAATTCCTACAATGGTTTCGGCGAGGCGTTGACCACCCAACCCAGACTGTCCAAGAACAACACAAACTCATCAGGAGGCATGGACTTGAGCTATGTCACCGAAAGAATCATATCGTTGTGGTTCTCCCCGTCGACCACGACGCGTGGCTACAAACAGGGCCAGCAACACGTCTCGCAAATGCTCAGAAACAAACACGGAGACAATTACAAG ATATTCAATTTGTCTGAGCCGAAACGCGCCTTGAGGAATGCCCATAAACACGTGAAGGAGGTCGGATGGGCCCTCAACCTGGCTCCGCCTTTGGAAAGACTTTGTAGCGTGTGTAAGGACATCGAGAACTGGCTGAACGAAGACGAACATCGGATTGCCGTCCTGCATGCGAG aGGCAGCAAAGAAAAGTTGGGAGTCATAGTGGCTGCATACATGCATTATTCAAGTATATGCGGAAGCCAGGAGCAGGCGCTCGATAGGTTCTCCATGCGACGGTTCCTGGACGATAACGTCGGGCCTCTGGTCCTGCCGTCGAACAAAAG ATACGTCGAATACTTCGCCGGGTTGTTGTCCCATCACATAAAAATCAACTCCGCACCTCTGTATCTGACTCATGTGACTGTGGTGGGCACTCCGGCCTTCCAACAAGGTGGCTGCAGAGCGTTCCTGAAACTCTACGAGGGACACACGCCCGTCTACACTTCAG GAATTTACATGGTTTCGAATAACGTGAGCCAGTTCACGGTGAACGTGGCCGGCGAAAGGCGAGGCGGGCTGCAACTAAGAGGAGACATCCTGATCAAGTGCTACCATCGAACGGACAGGGGCAGGGAGACGATTTTCGCCTGCCAATTTCACACGTGCGCCATTTCCGATCACACGCTCAGCTTCACCCGCCAAGAGCTCGACACCGCCTGCAACG ATCCACGTTTCCCCGTCGACGGTGCAGTGGAATTGCACTTCTCCGGCCCGGAAGGACGGCAAACACTCCCGGCCCCGACGCCGGCGGTACCGTTCACGATATCCGATGATCACATTACCAGAGCCGACAGTCCACTCCTGATCGAGGAGTGCGAAGATGAGGACTCGGATTCCG ACGACGTGAACCATACGTTTGGACCACTGGACGGTAGCATATACGCCACCATAGCGAAGAAACCGGAGCTGTCTCCCGGTGCCGTCTCTAGTCCCTTGACTGTGTCCATGGACTCTGGCATTTCATCAGCAG GACACCAGCAGAACGCCAACACCACCGCCTCCGCGAGTCCCCCGCCAACCGCCCAGCCGTCCCCCCTCAGTCCGGAGGAACAGCACCGCGAGCTCGACGAACTCCTATCCGACATGATGCTAACGGTCCAGAGCATTCCCGACCTGAAACCCCACCAGGACCAGTCCAACGGCGGCCCGGCGTCCGACAACAACTTCGGCCTGGACAATGTCCAGTACATAGACGAGGAGGAGGACAAGAACATACCGTACCACGCGCGACAGGACAGCAGACCCTTCAGTTACGGCGTCAACTCCAACATGATCAACGAGTCGAAGGGCCTGAGCAGCCCCAGCCTGGTGCGCAAGGCCAGCATCAACAAATCCTCCGGCGACACGCTGAGGAAGGTGCAGACGCAAGTCTATCCGGACTTCAACGCCAAACCGGTGCCGGACTTCTCCGCCTCGAACCAGTACTCGCCGTCCAATTACAGCACCCTGTCGTCGAAGTACTCCAGCTACACGCCGGTGCACGGCACCCTGAGGAAGAAGGACCCGATCGACGACATATTCACGTCGAGTGCTTTAAGTGCGCAGCCGATTAAACGCGAGTTCCGTGAGGAGTACTACAAGGACGAGACCAGGAGGTACGATCCTTTGAAGAGGAGCCTGACCGACAGCACGCTGAGGAGGAGCCCGGAGAAGATCACCTACAAGAGCTCCAACTCGGCGGTCACCAGTCCGTATTCGGATTCGGAGAGCCTGTCGCCGCCCGGAGCTTTCCGGAACAGCACCAAGTCACCGGAGTTCCACGAATC ATTCACGACCAACGGCAACCTGACATGGCTCCAGAAGCAGCAGCAAAAACTGAAGGAGCGCCGCGAGGTGAAGCTGCGCGAGGAACGTCAGCCGCACGAGACGCAGCTGATGAGGGAGCTGCGCAACGTCCAGACCCGGCACATGCGCCCGTCGGCGTCGCACCGCGCAGACGGCTACACCAGCGACACCACGGCCTTCGCCGACGATGACGACGACTACACCGTGCCGCTGCACATCAACACGATGCAGAAGAACGGCGGAAGCTCCAACTACAGCACTTTGAAGTCCACGTATTCGTCGACAGTTAAAGAACGGCCCTTCATGAAGATCAAGAGGGAACACGAGCACTATGCGCAG AGCACAGAATCCCCTCGCACGATCTTAGCTCAGAATCCTATGGGACAGATCGTGAGGGCGCCTTCAAGGGGCGCCGACACAGTGGACAGCGGTCTGCTGTCGCTGGTGGAACAGGAACAGTACAGCAAACAGAGTAGCCCCCGTTACACGCCGGGCCTG TACCGAGAAGAGTCGATCCAATCATGGAGGTCGCAATCCGTAAACGACGAAACGAGCCCATCTCACAGCTCGTCGCCAAGACCGCAGACACCAGCTTTTCCAGTACACGCCCGGACCCCGTACTTGAACGCATCCACGCCAACAGTCCAATTCGATCTACCATCCGAACGACTGCCACCTAAAAGTCCTACAACCCAGCG CCGACTCAGTTGTCCAACTCCTAATAAACTTACTAAGAAGTGGTCACTCTCACCGGAGAG aaaGGACCGTCCTACGTCACCCAGCGATCTAACGAACGGGTCCGCGTCAGAATACACCCACACTGCGACCCATCGCAGTGTCTCGTCATCGGGTTTCTCTGATGGCAGCTACCAACAGAGCCCCAAGACCCCGAACTACAACGGATCGGCGTCTCCGACCATCTATTACGGCAACTCGAGACGGAACTCGGTTGGCTCGAACAACGAGGCACCGCACGAAGTGGCTGCGGCGCACGTTGAATTCGTCAGAGACACCTCTAAATTTTGGTATAAGGCTTCCATATCTAGGGAAGAAG CAATCAACATGTTAAGAAACCAAGCGCCAGGCACCTTCGTCGTAAGAGATTCAAACTCTTTTCCGGGCGCATTCGGGCTGGCCCTAAGGGTGGCCCAAGTGCCCTCGAATGTGCAAAATAAGTCGTACTCCAGCGACGAGCTGATCAGACACTTCCTGATCGAGCCCACATCCAGGGGAGTGCGTCTGAAAGGTTGTCCCAACGAGCCGGTCTTCAGCTCATTGTCCGCATTGGTTTACCAACATTCGATAACACAAATGGCACTGCCGTGCCGCCTCGTCCTTCCGGAGAGTGATCTGAAATACACGAAAAATGTGAACAATCCTAACCAGGTGTTGTTCACGCAGGGGGCAGCTTGTAACGTCTTATATTTGTTCTCGATGGATATGGAATCGTTGACGGGTCCGGAGGCGATTAAGAAGTCGGTTTTGACGCTGTTGCAGAAGGCGCCGCTTCCGGAAACGGCTACCGTGCATTTTAAGGTAAACGGTCAAGGTATTACGTTGACCGACAACAAGAGGAAGTTGTTCTTCAGGAAGCACTATCCTATGAATACCGTTTCTTATTGTGGGCTCGATCCTGAAGATCACAAGTGGACTGTTGCGCTTGATGATAACCCGATTAAGAGTTCGAA tCGTATATTTGGATTCGTGGCAAGAAAACCGAACGTGAGTAACTCCGACAATCAGTGCCATCTTTTCGCAGAACTGGAGCCGGAACAACCGGCGACGGCAATTGTCAACTTCGTCAACAAAATTTTGACGTCCAGTGGCTACAAACCGAATATGGTGTAA